A genomic region of Streptosporangiales bacterium contains the following coding sequences:
- a CDS encoding asparaginase, which yields MTAADRAGLPVLAEVDRGGFVESWHTGSVVAVDAMGEVTLTVGRPDVPCYPRSSNKPLQATAMVRCGLELPADLLALACASHSGEPMHVAGVRRLLASVGLDGSALQCPPDWPLDETARRERIAAGGEPDRLHMNCSGKHAAMLATCVVRDWPLDTYLDPEHPLQQRIRATIEELTGESVVHTGVDGCGAPLFAFSLRGLARGYRALGAAAAGTAQRRVVAAFLAYPELTSGTRRDEARLMRGIPGLLDKGGAEAVDALLLPDGSALAVKIADGSQRARTPVTVAALRTLGYDAAILDDLATALVLGAGRPVGEIRVAEGFARLRAGLRSNPAR from the coding sequence GTGACTGCTGCCGATCGCGCCGGCCTGCCGGTGCTCGCCGAGGTGGACCGTGGCGGGTTCGTCGAGTCGTGGCACACCGGCTCCGTGGTGGCCGTCGACGCGATGGGCGAGGTGACGCTCACGGTCGGCCGGCCGGACGTGCCGTGCTACCCGCGGTCGTCGAACAAGCCGCTGCAGGCCACCGCCATGGTGCGTTGTGGGCTGGAGCTGCCCGCCGACCTGCTGGCACTGGCCTGTGCCAGCCACTCCGGCGAGCCGATGCACGTGGCCGGCGTACGGCGGCTGCTCGCGTCGGTCGGCCTGGACGGGTCGGCGCTGCAGTGCCCGCCGGACTGGCCGCTCGACGAGACCGCCAGGCGGGAGCGGATCGCGGCCGGTGGCGAGCCGGACCGGCTGCACATGAACTGCTCGGGCAAGCACGCGGCCATGCTCGCGACCTGCGTCGTCCGGGACTGGCCGCTCGACACGTACCTGGACCCGGAACACCCGCTGCAGCAACGGATTCGCGCGACGATCGAGGAGCTGACCGGGGAATCGGTCGTGCATACCGGCGTGGATGGTTGTGGTGCGCCGCTGTTCGCGTTCAGCCTGCGCGGCTTGGCCCGCGGCTACCGTGCGCTCGGGGCCGCGGCTGCCGGCACCGCGCAGCGGCGGGTGGTGGCTGCTTTCCTGGCGTATCCGGAGCTGACCTCGGGCACGCGGCGCGACGAGGCGCGGCTGATGCGGGGAATACCCGGTCTCCTGGACAAGGGTGGCGCCGAGGCGGTCGACGCACTGTTACTGCCGGATGGATCTGCGCTGGCCGTAAAGATCGCTGACGGTAGTCAGCGGGCCCGTACACCGGTGACAGTCGCGGCACTGCGTACGCTCGGCTACGACGCCGCGATCCTAGATGACCTGGCGACGGCGCTGGTGCTCGGCGCCGGCCGTCCAGTAGGGGAAATTCGAGTTGCGGAGGGGTTCGCCCGCCTACGCGCGGGCCTACGAAGTAACCCAGCCCGCTGA
- a CDS encoding DUF2516 family protein, giving the protein MPFSLHPWFWPLDLLQLVLVVLVIGVEIVALIDSMIRPSKAYEAASKQSKAFWMIILGVATAATLVLGGAGPFGIFGIIGLIAALVYMVDVRPAIRGLSRGGY; this is encoded by the coding sequence GTGCCTTTCTCGCTGCATCCGTGGTTCTGGCCGCTGGACCTGCTCCAGCTGGTGCTCGTAGTGCTGGTCATCGGCGTGGAGATCGTCGCGCTGATCGACTCGATGATCCGGCCGTCGAAGGCGTACGAGGCGGCCAGCAAGCAGTCGAAGGCGTTCTGGATGATCATCCTCGGTGTCGCCACCGCGGCCACCCTGGTGCTGGGTGGCGCGGGCCCGTTCGGCATCTTCGGCATCATCGGCCTGATCGCGGCGCTGGTCTATATGGTGGACGTGCGGCCGGCGATCCGCGGGCTCAGCCGCGGCGGTTACTGA
- a CDS encoding D-tyrosyl-tRNA(Tyr) deacylase, with protein sequence MRAVVQRVSEASVRVDGQVVGAIDEPGLLALVGATHTDDAATAAKLAAKLWGLRILDGEKSCSDVGAPLLVISQFTVYADTRKGRRPSWSAAARGEQAEPLVDAVVAELRRLGATVATGRFGADMQVSLVNDGPITLVVDV encoded by the coding sequence ATGCGGGCAGTCGTGCAACGGGTCAGCGAAGCGAGCGTACGCGTCGACGGCCAGGTCGTCGGCGCCATCGACGAGCCCGGCCTGCTCGCGCTGGTCGGCGCCACGCACACCGACGACGCGGCCACCGCGGCGAAGCTCGCCGCAAAGCTGTGGGGGTTACGCATCCTCGACGGCGAGAAGTCGTGCTCGGACGTCGGCGCACCGTTGCTGGTGATCAGCCAGTTCACCGTCTACGCGGACACCCGCAAGGGCCGGCGGCCGTCCTGGTCGGCCGCTGCCCGCGGGGAGCAGGCTGAGCCACTGGTGGACGCGGTGGTCGCCGAGCTGCGCCGGCTGGGAGCCACCGTGGCCACCGGCAGGTTCGGCGCGGACATGCAGGTGAGCCTGGTCAACGACGGCCCCATCACGCTGGTGGTGGACGTCTAG
- a CDS encoding diguanylate cyclase produces MQLPLLLRAYISFVVLSAVGLFSALLFWEPPTFDDLGLLAFLLLCGAVVAETSRGFVRGLSGGFTQDLNTIWKLPILLILPPALALPATLFLTLLWAQSVRKSIKLHRRAFNVAMMGVGDMLAAFFFQASMPTDGGLLWFVALGVVAGVLTRTVNHLFLAGIILITRSGSLRRLVLDREVFAYAGVEICVGLIVALLAVQSALLVVIAVPPVIMLHRSLLHEQLRNMSRTDAKTEVLNAGAWEHDAKEELARAKKAGESTSVLLCDIDHFKLVNDEHGHLAGDTALRVVAQRLKALLRQGDILGRFGGEEFVILLSGIGVVNARSIAERLRRNVAADPVSTETGNIRLTVSLGVATLEESDGSLAEMMAAADEALYAAKRGGRNQVVVARKLGNRNRTTVHDTGLAEPQDGGRASDADATDGAEKPAGEPVRHER; encoded by the coding sequence ATGCAGCTACCGCTGCTCCTTCGCGCTTACATTAGCTTCGTCGTCCTCTCTGCGGTAGGTCTGTTCAGCGCGCTGCTGTTCTGGGAACCGCCGACCTTCGACGATCTCGGTCTGCTGGCCTTCCTGCTGTTGTGTGGCGCGGTCGTTGCCGAGACCAGCCGCGGCTTCGTGCGCGGCCTCTCCGGCGGCTTCACGCAGGATCTGAACACCATCTGGAAGCTGCCGATCCTGCTGATCCTGCCGCCCGCACTCGCGTTGCCGGCAACGTTGTTCCTCACCCTGCTGTGGGCGCAGTCGGTCCGCAAGTCGATCAAGCTGCACCGCCGGGCGTTCAACGTGGCCATGATGGGCGTGGGCGACATGCTGGCCGCGTTCTTCTTCCAGGCCAGCATGCCGACCGACGGCGGGCTGCTGTGGTTCGTCGCGCTCGGCGTCGTCGCCGGCGTGCTGACCCGTACCGTCAACCACCTGTTCCTCGCCGGCATCATCCTGATCACGCGGTCCGGGTCGCTACGGCGGCTGGTGCTGGACAGGGAGGTCTTCGCGTACGCCGGCGTGGAGATCTGCGTCGGGTTGATCGTGGCGCTGTTGGCGGTCCAGTCGGCTCTGCTGGTGGTGATCGCGGTGCCGCCGGTGATCATGCTGCATCGGAGTCTGTTGCACGAGCAGCTGCGCAACATGTCGCGTACGGATGCGAAGACCGAGGTGCTGAACGCCGGTGCGTGGGAGCACGATGCGAAGGAGGAGCTCGCTCGGGCGAAGAAGGCCGGCGAGTCCACCAGCGTCCTGCTCTGCGACATCGACCACTTCAAGTTGGTCAACGACGAGCACGGTCACCTTGCCGGCGACACCGCGCTGCGGGTGGTCGCGCAGCGGTTGAAGGCGTTGCTGCGGCAGGGCGACATCCTCGGGCGGTTCGGTGGCGAGGAGTTCGTGATCTTGCTGTCCGGGATCGGCGTGGTCAACGCGAGGTCGATCGCCGAGCGGCTCCGCCGTAACGTCGCCGCCGACCCGGTGTCCACCGAGACCGGCAACATCCGGCTCACCGTCTCGCTCGGCGTGGCGACCCTGGAGGAGTCGGACGGCTCGCTGGCGGAGATGATGGCCGCCGCCGACGAGGCGCTGTACGCCGCCAAGCGCGGCGGGCGCAACCAGGTGGTCGTCGCGCGGAAGCTGGGCAACCGCAACCGCACGACGGTGCACGACACCGGGCTGGCCGAACCGCAGGACGGCGGGCGTGCCTCCGACGCGGACGCCACCGATGGGGCGGAGAAGCCCGCAGGAGAGCCGGTCAGGCACGAGCGCTAA
- a CDS encoding DNA polymerase IV: protein MVRDQPSIMHLDLDAFFAAVEQRDKPSLRGRPVVVGGLGPRGVVSTASYEARVYGVHSAMSMGEARRRCPQATYLTPRFTAYRAVSDQVMDILRELSPRVEPLSLDEAFVDLADTGRSPLDRNSVVGVGTEVKQRIHVATGLTASVGAGTSKLIAKIASELRKPDGLVVVPPGDERDLLRPMAVTTIPGVGKATAERLAGAGVRTVAEVEGLSERELVGLLGAAHGGGLYRLVRAEDDRLVQPEREGKSISVEDTFDRDVTDPVALQAMSDKMAVRVTERLRESGSAARTITVKVRLFDFTTHTRSWTLPSATDEPAVVVRVARKLLGDVDTSYGLRLLGVGVAGLVMGAQPELWVDGVDLPHPATEAEPVRLHVGHEVVHTTYGPGWLVQVADDRLVVRFETRTTEPGPTRSFRRDDPDLTPQPGTFGT, encoded by the coding sequence ATGGTGCGCGACCAGCCGAGCATCATGCATCTCGACCTGGACGCGTTCTTCGCTGCGGTGGAGCAGCGCGACAAGCCGTCGCTGCGCGGGCGGCCGGTGGTCGTCGGCGGGCTCGGGCCGCGCGGCGTCGTCTCCACCGCGAGCTACGAGGCGCGCGTCTACGGCGTGCACTCGGCAATGTCGATGGGCGAGGCGCGCCGGCGCTGCCCACAGGCGACGTACCTGACACCGCGCTTCACGGCGTACCGCGCGGTCAGCGACCAGGTGATGGACATCCTGCGCGAGCTGTCGCCGCGGGTGGAGCCGCTGTCGCTCGACGAGGCGTTCGTGGACCTCGCCGACACCGGCCGGTCGCCGCTGGACCGCAACAGCGTGGTCGGCGTCGGCACCGAGGTCAAGCAGCGGATCCACGTGGCCACCGGGCTGACCGCGTCGGTCGGCGCGGGGACGTCCAAGCTGATCGCGAAGATCGCCTCCGAGCTGCGGAAGCCGGACGGGCTCGTCGTCGTGCCGCCGGGCGACGAGCGCGACCTGCTCAGGCCGATGGCCGTCACCACCATCCCCGGGGTCGGCAAGGCGACCGCGGAGCGGCTCGCAGGAGCCGGGGTGCGTACGGTCGCGGAGGTCGAGGGGCTCAGTGAGCGGGAGCTGGTCGGGCTGCTCGGCGCGGCGCACGGCGGTGGCCTGTACCGGCTGGTCCGGGCCGAGGACGACCGGTTGGTGCAGCCGGAACGCGAGGGCAAGTCGATCAGCGTCGAGGACACCTTCGACCGTGACGTGACCGACCCGGTCGCGCTCCAGGCGATGAGCGACAAGATGGCCGTCCGGGTCACCGAGCGGCTGCGGGAGTCCGGCTCGGCCGCGCGCACGATCACCGTCAAGGTGCGGCTGTTCGACTTCACCACGCACACCCGGTCCTGGACCCTGCCGTCGGCCACCGACGAGCCGGCCGTGGTGGTGCGGGTTGCCCGCAAGCTGCTCGGCGACGTCGACACCTCGTACGGTCTGCGGCTGCTCGGCGTCGGGGTCGCGGGGTTGGTCATGGGCGCACAGCCTGAGCTGTGGGTCGACGGCGTCGACCTGCCTCACCCGGCGACCGAGGCCGAGCCGGTGCGGCTACACGTCGGCCACGAGGTCGTGCACACCACGTACGGGCCCGGCTGGCTGGTGCAGGTGGCCGACGACCGGCTGGTCGTGCGGTTCGAGACCAGGACGACCGAGCCGGGGCCCACCCGCTCGTTCCGGCGCGACGATCCCGACCTGACACCGCAGCCCGGTACGTTCGGCACGTGA
- a CDS encoding folate-binding protein, translating to MESPLLALPGAVPADPPDVGVAWHYGDPIREQRMLADGCGFVDLSHRDVVRVTGADRLSWLHLLTTQHLENLAPGDGATALILSAQGRVEHALELVDDGTATTMYTEPGTSGPLLEYLDMMTFRYDVEIADVTADLAVVWEPDDGPAEPYLTRDTGRGRHRFVPRDQLTAYARERGNPAGVWAYEALRIEAREPRFGRDTDHKTIPHEVGWIGTAVHLDKGCYRGQETVAKVHNTGHPPRRLVFLHLDGSAETLPAHGDPVEHDGKEVGFVTSAARHHELGPIGLALVKRAVPVDAALVAGGVAASQEVVVTPDAGLHLRPKQLLG from the coding sequence ATGGAGAGCCCACTGCTTGCGCTGCCAGGTGCCGTCCCCGCGGATCCGCCGGACGTTGGCGTCGCCTGGCACTACGGTGACCCGATCAGGGAGCAGCGGATGCTCGCCGACGGCTGTGGTTTCGTCGACCTGTCGCACCGTGACGTGGTGCGCGTGACAGGCGCCGACCGGCTGTCGTGGCTGCACCTGCTGACCACCCAGCACCTGGAGAACCTCGCTCCGGGCGACGGGGCGACTGCCCTGATCCTGTCGGCACAGGGTCGGGTGGAGCACGCGCTCGAGCTGGTCGACGACGGCACGGCGACGACCATGTACACCGAGCCGGGCACGTCCGGGCCGCTGCTCGAGTACCTGGACATGATGACCTTCAGGTACGACGTCGAGATCGCCGACGTGACCGCCGACCTCGCGGTGGTCTGGGAGCCGGACGACGGTCCGGCCGAGCCGTACCTGACCCGCGACACCGGCCGCGGCCGGCACCGGTTCGTACCGCGCGACCAGCTGACGGCGTACGCCAGGGAGCGCGGCAACCCGGCCGGCGTCTGGGCGTACGAGGCGCTGCGCATCGAGGCGCGCGAGCCGCGCTTCGGCCGGGACACCGACCACAAGACCATCCCGCACGAGGTCGGCTGGATCGGCACGGCCGTACACCTCGACAAGGGCTGCTACCGCGGCCAGGAGACCGTCGCGAAGGTGCACAACACCGGCCACCCGCCGCGGCGGCTGGTCTTCCTGCACCTGGACGGCTCCGCGGAGACACTGCCGGCGCACGGCGACCCCGTCGAGCACGACGGCAAGGAGGTCGGGTTCGTCACCAGCGCGGCCAGGCACCACGAGCTCGGGCCGATCGGGCTCGCACTGGTGAAGCGTGCGGTGCCGGTCGACGCCGCGCTGGTTGCCGGTGGCGTGGCGGCGAGCCAGGAGGTCGTCGTGACGCCGGACGCCGGCCTGCACCTGCGCCCCAAGCAACTGCTCGGCTAG
- a CDS encoding lysozyme: MTFPTPGSRQPKQRLALLAAGLLTCAATFTALPAANADEGHNGKFRLGDPKEHYMGSQVAEHEGDGAGAGSSTKQDNNTYASVQGNDVSHWQGDINWPAVYDDGARFTYIKATEGTSYRDPKFADNYVGSYNAGFVRGAYHFARPDGASGGAQANYFADHGGAWSADNQTLPGVLDIEYAPSGDACYGLGQSAMRNWIADFINTYHDRTGRWAVIYTTTSWWKQCTGNYGGFADNNPLWIARWASSPGELPNGWSYYTFWQTDNEGRYPGDQDVFNGSYDRLRVLANNG, from the coding sequence ATGACCTTCCCGACCCCAGGTTCCCGACAACCCAAGCAGCGCCTCGCGCTGCTCGCCGCCGGCCTGTTGACCTGTGCCGCCACCTTCACCGCCCTCCCGGCCGCGAACGCGGACGAGGGGCACAACGGCAAGTTCCGGCTGGGCGACCCGAAGGAGCACTACATGGGCTCCCAGGTCGCCGAGCACGAAGGAGACGGCGCGGGCGCCGGCAGCAGCACCAAGCAGGACAACAACACCTACGCGTCGGTGCAGGGCAACGACGTCAGCCACTGGCAGGGCGACATCAACTGGCCGGCCGTCTACGACGACGGCGCGCGGTTCACCTACATCAAGGCGACCGAGGGCACGTCGTACCGCGACCCGAAGTTCGCCGACAACTACGTCGGCTCGTACAACGCCGGCTTCGTCCGCGGCGCCTACCACTTCGCGCGGCCGGACGGTGCCAGCGGCGGCGCGCAGGCGAACTACTTCGCCGACCACGGCGGCGCCTGGTCGGCCGACAACCAGACGCTGCCCGGCGTGCTCGACATCGAGTATGCGCCGAGCGGTGACGCCTGCTACGGCCTCGGCCAGTCGGCCATGCGCAACTGGATAGCCGACTTCATCAACACGTACCACGACCGCACCGGGCGGTGGGCGGTCATCTACACCACCACCAGCTGGTGGAAGCAGTGCACCGGCAACTACGGCGGCTTCGCCGACAACAACCCGCTGTGGATCGCCAGGTGGGCGAGCAGTCCGGGTGAGCTGCCCAACGGCTGGAGCTACTACACCTTCTGGCAGACCGACAACGAGGGCAGGTACCCGGGCGACCAGGACGTCTTCAACGGGTCCTACGACCGGCTGCGGGTACTCGCGAACAACGGCTGA
- a CDS encoding helix-turn-helix domain-containing protein: MPSLDVGTLGAFIREQREKAHISVRELAKTAGVSNPYLSQIERGLRRPSAEILQQIAKGLRISAEALYIRAGILEDRRSDTEVAKAIVADEHLSERQKEVLLEIYESFRKENDSSDGEQPSSTSAKTRKRAAAKAAAEAAPTTAVD; encoded by the coding sequence ATGCCCAGCCTCGACGTCGGAACGCTCGGCGCGTTCATCAGGGAGCAGCGCGAGAAGGCGCACATCTCCGTGCGCGAGCTGGCCAAGACGGCCGGGGTCTCGAACCCGTACCTCAGTCAGATCGAGCGCGGGTTGCGGCGGCCGAGCGCGGAGATACTCCAGCAGATCGCCAAGGGGCTGCGGATCTCCGCCGAGGCGTTGTACATACGGGCGGGCATCTTGGAAGACCGTCGTTCCGACACCGAGGTAGCGAAGGCGATCGTCGCCGACGAGCACCTGTCGGAGCGGCAGAAGGAAGTGCTGCTCGAGATCTACGAGTCGTTCCGCAAGGAGAACGACTCGTCCGATGGCGAGCAGCCGAGCTCGACCAGCGCGAAGACGCGCAAGCGTGCGGCCGCCAAGGCGGCGGCCGAGGCAGCGCCGACCACGGCGGTCGACTAG
- a CDS encoding transcriptional repressor, which produces MVEDWVALLRARGYRLTQQRRLVLDAVRDLGHATPEQLYTHLRDQRDAVDLATVYRTLELLVELELVGHSRLAGVAESYHLVAHADHVHLVCRSCERVSEAPIETATAFAQRVRDEQGFEPDLGHLVVFGRCAECAAAT; this is translated from the coding sequence ATGGTCGAGGACTGGGTCGCCCTGCTCCGTGCGCGCGGGTACCGGCTGACTCAACAGCGTCGGCTGGTGCTCGACGCGGTGCGCGACCTCGGGCACGCGACGCCGGAGCAGCTGTACACCCACCTGCGCGACCAACGCGACGCCGTCGACCTGGCGACCGTCTACCGCACCCTGGAGCTCCTCGTCGAGCTCGAGCTCGTCGGCCACAGCCGCCTCGCCGGGGTGGCCGAGTCGTACCACCTGGTGGCGCACGCCGACCACGTCCACCTGGTGTGCCGTAGCTGCGAGCGGGTCAGCGAGGCGCCGATCGAGACGGCGACCGCGTTCGCCCAGCGGGTGCGGGACGAGCAGGGGTTCGAGCCCGACCTCGGTCACCTGGTGGTCTTCGGCCGCTGCGCGGAGTGCGCGGCCGCGACGTAG